A window from Populus trichocarpa isolate Nisqually-1 chromosome 3, P.trichocarpa_v4.1, whole genome shotgun sequence encodes these proteins:
- the LOC7465352 gene encoding probable disease resistance RPP8-like protein 2 — MAEAAVSFVLERLADLFDELEFHTDVHKEVERLQDELRRIRCFLRDADAKQDEDERVRNWVSDIRDVAYDAEDLIDRFIMNNDPLKKKKKNHFIKKCTSYVKGWKQRSKIAEDLMAIRSRLQDISASRETYGIQNVGEGTTAAGETLRKLRRSSPRDEERDIVGLEDDTAKLVDHLLQMGDHWSAVSIVGMGGIGKTTLGIKIYNHSAVRARFPSRAWICVSQEFSARDILQRVIRQIASPRERLEALTDEELEDLVYENLRRKRYLVVLDDIWSTNAWDCLKKAFPVDRSNGSRLLLTTRNKNVALHVDPQTTPYDLGFLSKQNSWELFCKKTFIDGRDTSCSPILEEIGREIVERCAGLPLAIIVIGGLLSRKKRLNEWERILNNMDSHFARHPNGVAAILALSYNDLPYYLKSCFLYLGLFPEDCTIQAHKLFRLWVAEGLIPHQELRGEDVAEDYLNELIERNMVQMEGMSVNGRVKQCRLHDLLRDLSISKAKTENFLQIPGNENIPSLTRCRRHPIYSDSHLSCVERLSPHLRSLLFFRVVSRVRYRYFIGRNVYGFCELSGAKFDYITRNFNLLRILELEGISCSSIPSTIGELIHLSYLGLKETNIRVLPSTLGSLCNLQTLDIAGNLHLRIIPDVICNMKNLRHLYMCGHSGGHLRIDTLKHLQTLTEIDVSRWKQNNTADLVSLRKLGIRGNLCSDTIKIFDSISALLQLRSLYLRAEGAEFPSLVQLGSLRSLIKLHLRGGISQLPSQQDFPPNLSQLTLEHTQLEQESIEILEKLPKLSILRFKAESYSKEKLTISADGFPQLEFLEFNSLESLHEFNIEENAVPRLESFLIVNCKGLRMLPEEMRFVATLHKLVIEEMPKVFVDRLQGEDLHKVQHIPLIKFI, encoded by the coding sequence ATGGCTGAAGCTGCCGTTTCCTTTGTTCTTGAAAGGCTTGCTGATCTGTTTGATGAACTTGAATTTCACACCGATGTCCATAAAGAAGTTGAGCGGTTACAAGATGAACTCAGGAGGATCCGTTGCTTCTTAAGAGATGCGGACGCAAAGCAAGATGAAGATGAAAGAGTGCGTAATTGGGTGTCTGATATCAGAGACGTGGCTTATGATGCTGAAGATCTCATAGACAGGTTTATCATGAACAATGATcctctgaagaagaagaagaagaatcattTTATCAAGAAATGCACTTCCTATGTCAAAGGATGGAAACAGAGGTCCAAGATTGCTGAGGATCTCATGGCCATCCGTTCAAGACTTCAAGACATCTCAGCCAGCCGTGAAACTTATGGCATCCAAAATGTTGGAGAGGGGACTACTGCAGCAGGTGAGACTCTGAGGAAGTTGAGAAGATCGTCTCCTCGCGATGAGGAAAGGGATATTGTTGGCTTGGAGGATGACACCGCTAAACTGGTGGACCACCTTCTTCAGATGGGGGATCATTGGAGTGCTGTTTCGATAGTTGGAATGGGCGGTATTGGTAAAACCACTCTTGGTATAAAGATATATAATCATAGTGCTGTCAGGGCTCGCTTTCCTTCCCGTGCTTGGATATGTGTATCACAGGAGTTTAGTGCAAGAGATATTCTGCAGCGAGTCATAAGACAAATTGCATCGCCGAGAGAAAGGCTTGAAGCTTTGACAGATGAAGAGTTGGAGGACTTGGTGTATGAAAATTTACGGAGGAAACGCTATCTGGTTGTTTTGGATGATATCTGGAGCACCAATGCCTGGGATTGCCTTAAAAAGGCCTTTCCTGTAGACAGAAGTAACGGTAGCAGATTGTTGCTCACGACTCGGAACAAGAATGTTGCTCTTCATGTAGATCCTCAAACTACTCCCTACGATTTGGGATTTCTAAGCAAACAGAATAGCTGGGAGTTGTTCTGCAAGAAAACATTTATTGATGGCAGAGACACAAGTTGCTCTCCAATATTGGAGGAAATCGGGAGAGAGATTGTGGAGAGATGTGCTGGTTTACCACTTGCCATCATTGTAATTGGCGGCTTactttcaagaaaaaagaggCTGAATGAATGGGAAAGAATTCTTAACAACATGGACTCTCATTTTGCTCGACACCCAAATGGCGTTGCGGCAATACTTGCTTTGAGTTACAACGACTTGCCGTATTACTTGaaatcttgttttctttatttaggCCTTTTCCCAGAAGATTGTACTATTCAGGCACACAAATTGTTTCGGCTATGGGTGGCAGAGGGTTTGATTCCACATCAAGAACTAAGAGGGGAGGATGTAGCAGAGGATTACTTGAATGAGCTAATTGAGAGAAACATGGTTCAGATGGAAGGAATGAGTGTCAATGGGAGGGTCAAGCAATGCCGTTTGCACGATCTACTGCGAGACCTCTCCATCTCCAAGGCAAAGACGGAGAATTTTCTCCAGATTCCTGGTAATGAAAATATCCCATCTTTGACTAGATGTCGTCGCCATCCTATCTATTCTGATTCTCATTTATCTTGTGTGGAACGTCTTAGTCCACATCTTCGTTCACTCCTGTTCTTTAGAGTTGTTAGTCGTGTTCGTTACAGATATTTTATCGGCAGAAACGTCTATGGTTTCTGCGAATTATCGGGTGCCAAATTCGATTATATTACCAGGAATTTCAACCTGCTAAGAATTCTTGAGTTGGAGGGTATATCATGTAGCAGCATCCCAAGTACAATTGGTGAACTGATACATTTGAGTTACTTGGGATTGAAGGAGACTAACATACGAGTGCTTCCATCAACATTAGGTTCTCTGTGCAACCTGCAGACTCTTGATATTGCTGGGAATCTCCATCTTAGGATAATTCCTGATGTCATTTGCAACATGAAAAATTTGAGACATCTTTACATGTGTGGGCATTCTGGTGGGCACCTGAGGATAGACACCCTCAAGCATTTACAGACACTGACAGAGATAGATGTCAGCAGATGGAAGCAGAACAACACTGCAGATCTAGTCAGTCTTCGAAAATTAGGAATAAGAGGAAACCTCTGCTCAGACAccattaagatatttgattccATTTCGGCACTCTTGCAACTTCGATCTCTCTATCTTCGTGCTGAAGGTGCTGAATTTCCATCACTTGTTCAACTTGGTTCTCTTCGCTCTCTCATCAAGCTGCATTTGAGAGGGGGAATATCACAGCTGCCCAGCCAGCAAGATTTTCCACCAAATCTCTCCCAGTTAACATTAGAGCACACCCAGCTTGAACAAGAATCAATAGAGATACTAGAGAAGCtgccaaaattatcaattctgAGGTTTAAAGCAGAGTCTTATAGCAAAGAAAAACTAACAATCTCTGCCGATGGGTTTCCTCAA